One part of the Sphingobacteriales bacterium genome encodes these proteins:
- a CDS encoding Hpt domain-containing protein: protein MNNKIYDLANLKSMIGDDETAIKEFVSLFIETSAETLEELNQAFQSKDFSQVGSLAHKLKSSIDLMGIESLKEEIRKIERIGKEMTDLELLPTLIEKLNDGIEIARNEMKKDILD, encoded by the coding sequence ATGAATAATAAAATTTATGATCTGGCAAATCTGAAATCCATGATCGGAGATGATGAAACTGCCATAAAGGAATTTGTTTCGCTGTTTATCGAAACTTCAGCTGAAACACTTGAGGAACTTAATCAGGCCTTTCAGTCAAAAGACTTTTCACAAGTCGGAAGTCTGGCGCATAAGTTAAAATCCTCCATTGACCTGATGGGCATAGAATCTCTGAAGGAAGAAATCAGAAAGATTGAGCGTATCGGTAAAGAAATGACTGATCTTGAGCTATTACCCACTTTAATAGAAAAGTTGAACGATGGGATTGAAATAGCCAGAAACGAGATGAAAAAAGACATTTTAGATTGA
- a CDS encoding pyridoxal-phosphate dependent enzyme: MLFLQCSFCGEKRLYNRSDYRCSCGNFYDIKVSNDFRINENLSGFWRFLSVLPLEEESDIIGFGEQYTPLELSKINNQNVWIKHDYLFPSGSYKDRGAAVLISRLKQEGIHEIVEDSSGNAGASIACYAARAGIKCRIVVPEETSGNKIRQISAYGANVIKVSGGRERAAAEAIRLSSQIYYASHVSNPLFYQGIKTLAYELVDQFKGKFPDKIIIPVGNGTLTIGLFLGFSEMIKYQLIQKMPAIIGVQAENCAPMAGEVAGVLKPDIMKTIAEGIAISNPRRKNQIINAILGSGGCFLTVSEDEIINALHNAMLQGYFIEPTSAVVWAAFSRYIHLFDNNEINILILTGHGLKTSVKQ; the protein is encoded by the coding sequence ATGTTATTTCTGCAATGCAGTTTTTGTGGTGAAAAAAGACTTTATAACAGATCAGACTACCGGTGCAGTTGTGGAAATTTTTATGACATTAAAGTCAGTAATGATTTCAGGATCAATGAAAATCTATCGGGTTTCTGGCGTTTTCTTAGCGTTTTGCCTTTAGAAGAAGAATCAGATATTATAGGATTTGGAGAGCAATATACCCCGCTCGAATTATCGAAAATCAACAACCAAAATGTCTGGATAAAACATGATTATCTGTTCCCTTCCGGTTCGTACAAAGACAGAGGAGCGGCTGTGCTCATCAGCAGGTTAAAACAAGAGGGGATTCATGAAATTGTTGAAGATTCTTCCGGTAATGCCGGAGCTTCTATTGCCTGTTATGCTGCCAGGGCAGGAATCAAATGCAGGATAGTTGTACCGGAAGAAACATCAGGGAACAAAATCCGTCAGATATCAGCCTATGGTGCCAATGTGATTAAAGTCTCCGGAGGAAGGGAAAGAGCTGCAGCTGAAGCCATAAGATTATCTTCACAAATTTATTATGCCAGCCACGTATCTAATCCCTTGTTTTATCAGGGTATTAAAACGCTGGCATACGAACTGGTTGACCAGTTTAAAGGTAAATTTCCCGATAAAATTATCATTCCTGTCGGAAATGGTACATTGACCATCGGTCTTTTCCTCGGTTTTTCAGAAATGATAAAATACCAGCTAATTCAAAAGATGCCGGCAATTATTGGTGTTCAGGCTGAGAATTGTGCTCCCATGGCTGGGGAGGTGGCAGGGGTGTTAAAACCTGACATAATGAAAACAATTGCTGAAGGAATTGCCATTTCAAATCCTCGAAGAAAAAATCAGATTATCAACGCTATTCTTGGCTCCGGAGGTTGTTTTCTGACGGTTTCGGAAGACGAGATAATAAATGCCCTTCACAATGCCATGCTTCAGGGTTATTTCATCGAACCGACTTCTGCTGTGGTTTGGGCAGCTTTTTCCAGATATATTCACCTTTTTGACAATAACGAAATTAATATTCTTATCCTGACCGGACATGGTTTAAAAACATCAGTTAAACAATAA